TTCATATAAGCATCTACACATTCCGCCATTTCTTCTTCGGGTTCATAAAACTGGATATAGCGGAAACCTGCCCGCACCGCTATTTCGGCTTTGGCACGAATACCCGAAATCATATTTGGGGGTGTCACATGACTATAAAGCATACTTTTACAATTCTTCGGATTGCCCACCCCGTCATTCATTAAATCCCAGTTCATACCGTCCGTACGACCATCTCCGGGGTGACATCCGTTACAGCTTTGCCATCCTTGATAGCAATGTCCGGCATCATTAAAGTATTTCTCCCCTTTTTGTTCTTTTGTCTCGGTACGTCCTATATTCATGTTAACGGCAGCTACCGACAGCGTATTCACATCCACTATATTTAATATATCGGCAAAGTAGGTGGGAATAATCAGTTTATTATTTGAAATCAGGAAATTGCGCGGTCCGTTGCCCTGCAAAGGAATCCTTTTGCGAAGGCCATAGAGAAAGGTCAAGTCGTAGTCCAAACGACTTTTATCCTCATAACTCATAAATTTATTCAGCATCCGGGAATGGTCGATGACACTGACTTCGTGTGTTCCGCTATGAGTTGCATAGATATATTTCTCATCGCAAGCAATTCCCCATATACCGGCAGCTCCCCGGTCGGGCTCGTCCACCAATACGGCTCCTTCAAACTCCTGCTTTTCTACATTGATGATACTAAAGGCACTTGTATTCATCCATCCCTGCTGCAATTGTGAAGTAGGTACCATAAAACGACCTAAATTATGAGATACATAAATATACTTGCCATCAGGAGTAATACACATATTCTTCAAAGCGTTACTACCATTTGCCAGTTGGATGTCCTTCACCTTGGTGAAGTTCTTCATATCGATTACCGATACACAGGCTGCCACTACATCCAAGTCTGCCCGTTGCGCAGGCAAGAAGTTTGCAACAAACATATATCGTCCATCCTTACTGAATATAGCAGACAGTGGTTCACGCAAGACTTTCACATTTCGCACCACTTTACGCGACACAACATCTATCTCACTCACAGTATTGGCAAATTGATTGCATACATATATATGTTTCTTGTCCGCATCAAATACAGGATGGCAAGCTCCCGAACCGGTAGGAATCACCGCTTCCACTTGTCCCGACTTCAATGACAGCACTTCCAGCCGTCCGGTTTTCCCAAAAGTAGTTACATATGCCATATCCCCATCGAGTAAAAGCCCCGTGGGAGTCTCTTTGAACGGATACGAACGGAGCAGAGTTTTCCCGTCAGCGGCAAAAACATCCAGCCGTTTTGTTCCCTTTTGAGTCATCAATAGTTCTCCTTTTCCATTGACGGCAGTGCCCGTGGTAAAGAAAGGCGGATTTCCGGCCGTTGCCAGAGATATGCCGCAGCCGAGCAAGCAAATTAGTAAAAAGTTCCTTATCATAGTATCTTGTGTTTTTAGGACGTTATCTTTTAAACTCTCCTGTATCCCAGTTCGGATGAAATCTGCCCGGCTATCTCCTTGACAATCTGCACGGTGCTTCGCAACTGTTCTTCCGTCAGACGGTCTTTGGGACCTGAAATCCAAATAGAACCACAGGGGTATCCCGTATAATTGAGGACAGGTGCACCCACGCAAATCACTCCGCTCAATTCTTCTTCGTTATCCAAAGCATATCCCTGCTGATAAACTTTTTCCAGTTCTTCCAGGTAAGCTTCCCGTGAAGTAATCGTACGGGAATTATAACGGGGGAAAGTCATATAAGAAAGATAACGGTTGCGGACGGTTACGGGCAGATAAGCCATGATGGCTTTTCCCGGTGCGGAGCAGTGCAACTCAAAAGGTTTGCCCGGCGACAATACAAAGCAGAACGCATGATGTCCCCGTGCCTGTTCGATAAAAATACCTTTTTCATCTCCCAATACACCGAAACAGGCTGTCTCTTTCACCCTGTCCCTCAAATCACGCAGATGCGGCAGGACTGTTTCCAGCAAATTGTGTTCATTCAGCGCACGGAAACCCAGTGTCAGCAATTTCCGGGTTAACTTATACCGCTTGGCATCTTCACTAAAAGAAAGATAATCCAGACGTACCAATGTATTCAGGATGCGGTAGGCAGTAGTCTGCGATATATCAAGCGCCTGCTTGATTTCCTGCAATGTCTCCCCTTCCGCCCGTGAAGAAAGGTATTCAATCACTGCAATGCCTTTTTCTAAATTAGGCACTTTATAATTATCGTCTGCTTTTTCCAGACTTTGCTCTGTATTTTCCATATTTGGCAACATGTTTTCCATATTTGAAATATCATTCCAGCTTTTGATTAAAAATAGGGATGTTGCTCTTAAATGGAACTACGGATATGCAAAAAGAAGTTAAGTCTGCTGTATAACATAATTTGGGACACTAAATATGTATCCCATATTGATGCTTCACTTCGGCCATCACAAAGGTACTTTCCAACGAACCCAGGCTATCAATCGTGCCTAATACATTCAGAATAAACTCCTGATAATATTTCATATTGGGAGCATGAATCTTCAATAAGTAATCATAGCTACCCGATATGTTATAGCATTCGGTCACTTCGGGAATATCCTGTATGATTCGGGTAAATTCGGCAGCAATATCCCGATTCAGCCGCCTGAGCTTCACACTGCAAAATACCACAAATCCCTGATTCAGCTTTTCCGCATCGAGTACGGCGATATACTTCTTTATATAACCGCCACTTTCGAGACGTTTGAGACGTTCGAATACAGGGGTTGATGACAAACTCACCCGCGCAGCCAGCTCTTTGGTAGTCAGACGGGCATTCTCTTGCAAAGTACGGAGTATTTGCAAATCTACTTTATCCAGTTTCTCTAATGTACTCATAGAATAATATTCTTCTAAAAGGTAAATTTCAGGAATGAAGCAAATCATTCGTTCTACACAACCGTACAAAAATAGCATTATTTTCTATATTTTCATCATATATTGTTTGATAAACCCACGATCCATAACTTTGCAAGAAAATAAAGAAGATTATTAAACCTCAAAAACATACGATTATGGCAACAAAGAATTTACACTTCGAGACTTTACAGGTACATGTAGGACAAGAACAGGCAGACCCGGCAACAGATGCCCGTGCAGTACCTATTTATCAGACTACTTCTTATGTATTCCACAATTCGGCTCACGCTGCCGCACGTTTCGGCCTGCAAGACCCGGGAAATATCTACGGTCGTCTGACTAACTCTACCCAAGGAGTTTTTGAACAGCGCGTAGCTGCCCTTGAAGGTGGAGTAGCGGGTCTGGCTGTCGCTTCCGGTGCTGCCGCTATCACTTATGCATTCGAGAACATCACTCGTGCCGGCGACCATATTGTAGCAGCCAAGACCATCTATGGTGGGAGTTATAATTTACTGGCGCATACCCTGCCCAGCTATGGTATCACAACGACTTTTGTTGACCCCAGCGATTTATCGAACTTTGAAAAAGCTATCCAAGAGAATACGAAAGCGGTATTTATCGAGACATTAGGTAATCCGAATTCTAATATCATTGATATAGAAGCGGTATCCGAAATAGCTCACCGCCACAAAATTCCTTTGATTATAGACAATACATTCGGCACTCCTTATTTAATCCGCCCCATCGAACATGGAGCAGATATCGTAGTACATTCAGCAACGAAATTCATTGGCGGACATGGTTCTTCATTAGGTGGAGTGATTGTTGATTCCGGTAAGTTCGACTGGGTAGCTTCCGGCAAGTTCCCGCAACTCACGGAACCCGACCCTTGCTATCACGGAGTACGCTTTGTAGACGCTGCCGGGCCGGCCGCTTACGCTATCCGTATCCGTGCCATTCTGCTGCGTGATACTGGGGCAACTATCAGCCCATTCAATGCTTTCATCCTGCTGCAAGGACTGGAAACTCTTTCATTGCGTGTAGAACGTCATGTGGAAAACGCCCTGAAAGTAGTGAATTTCTTAAACAATCACCCAAAAGTAAAGAAAGTGAACCACCCGTCATTGGCCAATCATCCCGACCACGCATTGTATCAGCGTTATTTCCCGAATGGCGCCAGTTCCATCTTTACCTTCGAAGTGAAAGGCGGACAGGAAGAGGCACACCGCTTCATTGACAGTCTGGAGATATTCTCATTGCTTGCCAATGTTGCTGACGTTAAGTCACTCGTGATTCATCCGGCAAGTACTACCCATTCACAGCTTAATGCGCAGGAACTTGTCGAGCAAGAAATCTATCCGGGCACTGTCCGCCTGTCCATAGGAACAGAGCATATTGACGATTTGATTGCCGACCTGGAACAGGCACTTGCCAAAATCTAAGATACAGCGGTTTGTGTATGAACTTTCCGTCACTGTGGAACGTTATAACAATATAACATTAAAACATTGCAGTCATGGAAAAATATTTAATACACAGCAACGAACTGCATCTGATAGACGCAGAGAAAATCCATCAGGCCGTAGAAAAGATGGTGGAGTCACTCGACTTAGCCGCCGGTTCTACTACCAATTTTGACCTCTATCAGGTTGTAGAAGACTACTTTAAAAACCTTGAGAAGAGAAGAAAGATTAACCACGTACTGGGAATCAAAGAAGATAGATACGAATTGGTCGAGGACTTCGGCATCAAATAAAAGAAATTCCATTTAATCACACCAGACAAGTTTTTTATAACCAAAAGGAGAGAGTCCCACTTTCAGTGAAGCCCTCTCCTTTTTGGTTATATACTATGCAATAATCAGTTACCCTGATGTACCGTAAGTTGTGGGAATGG
The DNA window shown above is from Bacteroides faecium and carries:
- a CDS encoding O-acetylhomoserine aminocarboxypropyltransferase/cysteine synthase family protein, with the translated sequence MATKNLHFETLQVHVGQEQADPATDARAVPIYQTTSYVFHNSAHAAARFGLQDPGNIYGRLTNSTQGVFEQRVAALEGGVAGLAVASGAAAITYAFENITRAGDHIVAAKTIYGGSYNLLAHTLPSYGITTTFVDPSDLSNFEKAIQENTKAVFIETLGNPNSNIIDIEAVSEIAHRHKIPLIIDNTFGTPYLIRPIEHGADIVVHSATKFIGGHGSSLGGVIVDSGKFDWVASGKFPQLTEPDPCYHGVRFVDAAGPAAYAIRIRAILLRDTGATISPFNAFILLQGLETLSLRVERHVENALKVVNFLNNHPKVKKVNHPSLANHPDHALYQRYFPNGASSIFTFEVKGGQEEAHRFIDSLEIFSLLANVADVKSLVIHPASTTHSQLNAQELVEQEIYPGTVRLSIGTEHIDDLIADLEQALAKI
- a CDS encoding YncE family protein, which translates into the protein MIRNFLLICLLGCGISLATAGNPPFFTTGTAVNGKGELLMTQKGTKRLDVFAADGKTLLRSYPFKETPTGLLLDGDMAYVTTFGKTGRLEVLSLKSGQVEAVIPTGSGACHPVFDADKKHIYVCNQFANTVSEIDVVSRKVVRNVKVLREPLSAIFSKDGRYMFVANFLPAQRADLDVVAACVSVIDMKNFTKVKDIQLANGSNALKNMCITPDGKYIYVSHNLGRFMVPTSQLQQGWMNTSAFSIINVEKQEFEGAVLVDEPDRGAAGIWGIACDEKYIYATHSGTHEVSVIDHSRMLNKFMSYEDKSRLDYDLTFLYGLRKRIPLQGNGPRNFLISNNKLIIPTYFADILNIVDVNTLSVAAVNMNIGRTETKEQKGEKYFNDAGHCYQGWQSCNGCHPGDGRTDGMNWDLMNDGVGNPKNCKSMLYSHVTPPNMISGIRAKAEIAVRAGFRYIQFYEPEEEMAECVDAYMKSLRPVPSPYLINGELSEKAKAGRKVFDKLKCGECHSGPFYTDMKMHRIGEDIEFEKGWDTPTLVECWRTAPYLFDGRAATMQEVFEVHKHGVDKKVSKKEIEELTEYVNSL
- a CDS encoding Lrp/AsnC family transcriptional regulator: MSTLEKLDKVDLQILRTLQENARLTTKELAARVSLSSTPVFERLKRLESGGYIKKYIAVLDAEKLNQGFVVFCSVKLRRLNRDIAAEFTRIIQDIPEVTECYNISGSYDYLLKIHAPNMKYYQEFILNVLGTIDSLGSLESTFVMAEVKHQYGIHI
- a CDS encoding IclR family transcriptional regulator, with protein sequence MENTEQSLEKADDNYKVPNLEKGIAVIEYLSSRAEGETLQEIKQALDISQTTAYRILNTLVRLDYLSFSEDAKRYKLTRKLLTLGFRALNEHNLLETVLPHLRDLRDRVKETACFGVLGDEKGIFIEQARGHHAFCFVLSPGKPFELHCSAPGKAIMAYLPVTVRNRYLSYMTFPRYNSRTITSREAYLEELEKVYQQGYALDNEEELSGVICVGAPVLNYTGYPCGSIWISGPKDRLTEEQLRSTVQIVKEIAGQISSELGYRRV